Proteins encoded by one window of Polaribacter haliotis:
- a CDS encoding TrmH family RNA methyltransferase: MKEITSIHNSYIKELQKLQDKSRERKKIGRFIIEGKREISLAIKGNYEFDTILFVEEIISEKEILALFNENVNRIVISKEVYQKLAYRDSTEGILAVTKAKDFSLENIKFKNKNPLILIAESVEKPGNIGALLRTADAANLDAVFIADPKSDLYNSNIIRSSVGCVFTNEIALGTSAEIINFLQKNNINIFAATLQNSNEYHKENYTEATAIVVGTEATGLTEQWRDAATQNINIPMQGQIDSMNVSVSAAIILFEAKRQRNF; the protein is encoded by the coding sequence ATGAAAGAAATTACGAGCATTCATAACTCATACATTAAAGAACTTCAAAAGTTACAAGATAAATCGCGAGAACGTAAAAAAATCGGGCGTTTTATTATTGAAGGAAAAAGAGAAATTTCTTTAGCTATTAAAGGTAATTATGAGTTTGACACGATTCTTTTCGTGGAAGAAATCATTTCAGAAAAAGAAATTTTAGCACTTTTTAATGAAAACGTGAATAGAATTGTTATTTCAAAAGAAGTATATCAGAAATTAGCTTATAGAGATTCTACTGAAGGAATATTAGCTGTTACAAAAGCAAAAGATTTCTCATTGGAAAACATCAAATTCAAAAATAAAAATCCTTTAATTTTAATAGCAGAAAGTGTTGAAAAACCAGGAAATATAGGTGCTCTTCTAAGAACTGCAGATGCTGCGAATTTAGATGCTGTTTTTATTGCAGACCCTAAGAGCGATTTGTACAATTCTAATATTATAAGATCTAGTGTTGGTTGTGTTTTTACAAATGAAATTGCACTAGGAACTTCCGCAGAAATTATTAATTTTCTCCAAAAAAACAACATTAATATATTTGCTGCAACTTTGCAAAATTCAAATGAATATCATAAGGAAAACTATACAGAAGCTACAGCAATCGTTGTTGGAACAGAAGCTACAGGTTTAACAGAACAATGGAGAGATGCAGCAACACAAAATATAAATATTCCAATGCAAGGTCAAATAGACTCTATGAATGTATCTGTTTCTGCCGCTATTATTTTGTTTGAAGCAAAAAGACAACGAAATTTTTAA